From a region of the Poseidonibacter antarcticus genome:
- a CDS encoding WYL domain-containing protein, whose protein sequence is MADISTLKKYKIILEEFEKREDKKLTGYDEVLSDILNLSPKQIDRLIKELSEEFDNIIEVNGTRRKTYQLIKPIDLFVETFDKSEEIGWFFNMAQDADPDIFKELEQFTNENKNIYKFQNSPFEDISTLEEKDIFKSLKRAVKNREYIKLRYKYIDEEYDNLKCLKLVFIDNNWYLAFIDSDNKLQLSRVSFIKDVGYASKLESFQKSSVKEQMLFLNSKLQNAMTLFGVKLKVAKLKINPYITRYFEKDMKKFLKTQRYMKKLDDGSIIITVEYTQYMEILPFIQSWMPNMIILEPKELKDAYIKRLNMTILNHI, encoded by the coding sequence ATGGCAGATATTTCTACATTAAAAAAATACAAAATCATTTTAGAAGAGTTTGAAAAAAGAGAAGATAAAAAACTAACTGGATATGATGAAGTTTTAAGTGATATATTAAATTTAAGTCCTAAGCAAATTGATAGACTTATTAAAGAGCTCAGTGAAGAGTTTGATAATATAATAGAAGTTAATGGAACTAGAAGAAAAACATATCAACTCATAAAACCAATTGATTTATTTGTAGAAACATTTGATAAATCAGAAGAAATTGGTTGGTTTTTTAATATGGCTCAAGATGCAGACCCAGATATATTCAAAGAGCTTGAACAATTTACAAATGAAAATAAAAATATTTATAAATTTCAAAACTCTCCATTTGAAGATATATCTACTTTAGAAGAAAAAGATATTTTTAAGAGTTTAAAGAGAGCTGTTAAAAATAGAGAATATATAAAGCTAAGATATAAATATATTGATGAAGAGTATGATAATTTAAAGTGCTTAAAACTTGTTTTTATTGATAATAACTGGTATTTAGCTTTTATAGATAGTGACAATAAATTACAACTTTCAAGAGTTTCTTTTATTAAGGATGTTGGATATGCTTCAAAATTAGAATCATTTCAAAAATCTTCTGTAAAAGAACAAATGCTTTTTCTAAATTCAAAATTACAAAATGCAATGACACTTTTTGGAGTAAAACTAAAAGTTGCAAAATTAAAAATAAATCCTTATATAACTAGATATTTTGAAAAAGATATGAAAAAATTTTTAAAGACACAGAGATATATGAAGAAGCTAGATGATGGGAGTATTATAATTACAGTTGAATATACTCAATATATGGAAATCTTACCTTTTATACAAAGTTGGATGCCAAATATGATTATTCTTGAACCAAAAGAGTTAAAAGATGCATATATAAAAAGGCTAAATATGACTATTTTAAATCATATATAG
- a CDS encoding ATP-dependent DNA helicase produces MQTSSTQITTQNKAFEQIAKKIDTIIKTNMVWENEVSLSGAAGTGKTYLTTKLVKKLDEFFHITITAPTHKALQVLRANLLTEGIENVDTKTIQSFLNIKLVTDYDKGIQKFEPIKSKDKDDTKTDLLIVDESSMVSSDIYAYIIQAIEKLRVKAVLYVGDEFQLLPVDNQHNKVFEISHKYKLDKIVRQAQGSYIINMATKARNIIKSKQYISIKEFFSDESFKNKVQFINSKQEFYDDFCTPDTWAKNDKVIASFRNNSVDQHNKAIRKRYWQEQGISTPQILQKGDKVIFQQANVIDSMVVHQNSDIVEIASTIKIFEKKLKVEFWDCKDLAGRPFKVIDPNSKGRFETILSKIAKEAKQEKDYGLRTQKWKIFYAIKEMFIDVKYIFASTIHKLQGSTYETVYIDLTEIENMRDKDMMFRLLYVAITRASKDVKVLLPDNKNTLLSEYQDNVLNSIDEQFSMLGLDL; encoded by the coding sequence ATGCAAACTTCATCAACTCAAATAACAACACAAAACAAAGCCTTTGAACAAATAGCAAAAAAAATTGATACTATTATCAAAACTAATATGGTTTGGGAAAATGAAGTCTCACTTAGTGGTGCAGCTGGAACTGGTAAAACATATTTAACAACAAAGCTAGTAAAAAAACTTGATGAATTTTTCCATATCACAATCACAGCTCCAACACATAAAGCCCTGCAAGTTTTAAGAGCTAATCTTTTAACAGAAGGGATTGAAAATGTAGATACAAAAACTATTCAATCTTTTTTAAATATCAAACTTGTAACAGACTATGATAAGGGAATACAAAAGTTTGAACCAATTAAATCAAAAGATAAAGATGATACAAAAACAGACCTTCTAATAGTAGATGAAAGCTCAATGGTAAGTTCTGATATCTATGCTTATATAATCCAAGCTATAGAAAAACTAAGAGTAAAAGCTGTTTTATATGTAGGAGATGAGTTTCAGTTACTTCCTGTAGATAATCAACACAACAAAGTTTTTGAGATAAGTCATAAATATAAACTAGACAAAATAGTAAGACAAGCACAAGGTAGTTATATCATCAATATGGCTACAAAAGCCAGAAATATCATCAAATCAAAACAATATATTTCAATAAAAGAGTTTTTTAGTGATGAAAGTTTTAAAAACAAAGTGCAGTTTATTAACTCAAAACAAGAATTTTACGACGATTTTTGTACACCTGATACATGGGCAAAAAATGATAAGGTGATAGCAAGTTTTAGAAATAATAGCGTAGATCAACACAATAAAGCCATAAGAAAAAGATACTGGCAAGAGCAAGGTATATCAACTCCCCAAATACTTCAAAAAGGCGACAAAGTTATATTTCAACAAGCAAATGTAATAGATAGTATGGTTGTACATCAAAACAGTGATATTGTTGAAATCGCATCAACTATTAAAATCTTTGAAAAAAAACTAAAAGTTGAGTTTTGGGACTGTAAAGATTTAGCAGGGAGACCTTTTAAAGTTATAGATCCAAACTCAAAAGGAAGATTTGAGACGATACTAAGCAAAATAGCAAAAGAAGCAAAACAAGAAAAAGACTATGGATTAAGAACTCAAAAATGGAAGATATTTTATGCTATTAAGGAGATGTTTATAGATGTAAAATATATCTTTGCATCTACTATTCATAAACTTCAAGGAAGTACTTATGAAACAGTATATATAGACCTAACTGAGATAGAAAACATGAGAGACAAGGATATGATGTTTCGGCTTCTATATGTAGCAATTACAAGAGCTTCAAAAGATGTAAAAGTACTCCTACCTGATAATAAGAATACACTATTAAGTGAGTATCAAGACAATGTACTTAATAGCATAGATGAGCAGTTTAGTATGTTGGGATTGGATTTGTAA
- a CDS encoding reverse transcriptase domain-containing protein, with amino-acid sequence MLSKEKLEVLYKDFNSYQTAGIDGTDKNTFDKNLTQEIDTIVRKVSNDSYDFSYYKQKLLVKSTNKTREISIPTLRDKLLLKYLSSYLLDTFYDSKIQKPSIKTMIKDIKESKAQYSSYLKLDIQTFFPTINHAILMKTLAIKIKDKKILELIQKAITQTTVDISTPSKQRVKYNNKIGIPQGLSISGILADIYLEVLDKKYTNNKKIKYYRFVDDILILSKHKDIKGLAKRVSNNFAKLKLSTHAFKKDSNKSSFGDIQSKFDFLGYVFDGDIVSVRESSIQKLYQNINKLFTQYKQNKISTKKQLYTSVNFKIVGCEIKGKRYGWLNFFSHLNDHSILYNLDAFIEKNCDKYDLKYNKLKKFSRAIFEMKNPNSKYMKVTSSLYKINPVILEIDLKDDVEFY; translated from the coding sequence ATGCTATCAAAAGAAAAACTAGAAGTACTTTACAAAGATTTCAACTCTTATCAAACTGCTGGAATAGATGGAACAGATAAAAATACATTTGATAAAAATCTTACTCAAGAAATAGACACAATAGTAAGAAAAGTTTCAAATGATAGCTATGATTTTTCATACTACAAACAAAAGCTCTTAGTAAAATCTACAAATAAAACTAGGGAAATATCTATACCAACTTTAAGAGATAAATTACTTTTAAAATACCTTTCAAGTTATCTATTAGATACTTTTTATGATAGTAAAATTCAAAAACCATCTATAAAAACTATGATAAAAGATATTAAAGAATCTAAAGCTCAGTACAGCAGCTACTTAAAACTAGATATACAAACATTTTTCCCAACTATTAACCATGCAATACTAATGAAAACTTTAGCAATAAAAATAAAAGATAAAAAAATATTAGAACTTATACAAAAAGCTATAACCCAAACAACAGTAGATATAAGTACACCCTCAAAACAAAGAGTAAAATATAATAACAAAATAGGAATTCCTCAAGGCTTGTCTATATCTGGAATTCTTGCTGATATATATCTGGAAGTATTAGATAAAAAATATACTAACAATAAAAAGATAAAGTACTACAGATTTGTAGATGATATACTCATATTATCTAAGCACAAAGATATTAAGGGTCTTGCAAAAAGAGTATCTAACAACTTTGCAAAACTAAAGCTATCTACGCATGCATTTAAAAAAGACTCTAATAAGTCATCTTTTGGAGACATTCAAAGTAAATTTGATTTTCTGGGATATGTTTTTGATGGTGATATTGTAAGTGTAAGAGAGAGTTCTATACAAAAACTCTATCAAAATATAAATAAACTTTTCACACAATATAAGCAAAACAAAATAAGTACAAAAAAGCAGCTATACACAAGCGTAAACTTCAAAATAGTAGGCTGTGAAATAAAAGGCAAAAGATATGGTTGGTTAAATTTCTTTAGTCATCTAAACGACCATAGCATTCTTTATAATCTTGATGCTTTTATAGAGAAAAATTGTGATAAATATGATCTAAAATATAATAAATTAAAGAAATTTTCAAGAGCAATTTTTGAGATGAAAAATCCAAATAGCAAGTATATGAAAGTAACTTCTAGTTTATATAAAATAAATCCTGTTATTTTGGAAATCGATTTAAAAGATGATGTTGAGTTTTATTAA
- a CDS encoding OmpA family protein has product MKENDTSWINIADVMSALMMIFMFIAIAFLYQILNEKEIYKVQLNKALHKEFDKDLEEWKAIITKDNIIRFDSPFSMGSDEIPQSFENILNEFFPRYIKLLSGRQFFKEIAEIRVEGHTSNGWGEASQKQSYIYNMNLSQKRASNVLTYCYNLEDSIISSNIKWLQKKLRANGMSSSNLLYQDENKTSQDELRSRRVEFKVLTKEHL; this is encoded by the coding sequence GTGAAAGAAAATGACACTTCTTGGATAAATATTGCTGATGTGATGTCTGCTTTGATGATGATATTTATGTTTATAGCTATTGCATTTTTATATCAAATTCTAAATGAAAAAGAAATATATAAAGTACAGTTAAACAAAGCACTTCATAAAGAGTTTGACAAAGATTTAGAAGAGTGGAAAGCTATCATTACGAAGGATAATATTATACGATTTGATTCTCCCTTTTCTATGGGAAGTGATGAGATTCCTCAAAGTTTTGAAAATATCTTAAATGAGTTTTTCCCAAGATATATAAAACTATTATCAGGACGGCAATTTTTTAAAGAAATAGCAGAGATTAGAGTAGAGGGACACACCTCAAATGGTTGGGGAGAAGCTAGCCAAAAACAATCGTATATATATAATATGAATCTATCTCAAAAAAGAGCAAGTAATGTTTTAACATATTGTTATAATCTTGAAGATAGCATCATATCTTCAAATATAAAATGGCTTCAAAAAAAACTTCGAGCTAATGGAATGAGTTCTTCAAATCTTTTATATCAAGATGAAAATAAAACTAGCCAAGATGAACTAAGATCACGAAGAGTTGAGTTTAAAGTGCTCACAAAAGAGCATTTATAA
- a CDS encoding M16 family metallopeptidase codes for MNTNKTFKTVEKNGKKYNFLALPGTGFFKFELINLYGSNIERVIENKTAKNIYGISHFIEHLSFKSPVDFTSDELMNIGRNEGVFNASTNHDRINYWFKTTASNIDTAINFVCNVAQNDLTKISQDEFNIEKDVVYNEAKRGQDNFQQMFYRDVKTKLLDYHIEDNVIGIPETIDTFTLQDAIDIKNIFLSHENIMYNITYDNTIIDENQIIEKIEKELARFKVSSKQTYKVSHKEYQEHLKLPTNKTLKVQNNSKQAMTSIVMDGVENTLVMSATLNYLSQLATDTSLNDIIRIKNGLTYGIQFRTQIISYKPYITFACDVTRGNENKLLELFKESINLSANNFSKDKYDKYMKTMSLKRTIGNLNLASYEIWFGFNYIQAKDLDPVRQILENNIDDGYKFVHSKIISYVQMYDAIQNIKQLVNNDKFAKVYN; via the coding sequence ATGAACACAAATAAAACTTTCAAAACTGTAGAAAAAAATGGTAAAAAATACAACTTCTTAGCACTTCCTGGTACTGGCTTTTTTAAATTTGAACTAATTAATTTGTATGGATCAAATATTGAAAGAGTTATTGAAAATAAAACTGCTAAGAATATCTATGGTATATCTCACTTTATCGAACATCTTTCTTTTAAATCACCAGTTGATTTTACAAGTGATGAACTTATGAATATTGGAAGAAATGAAGGTGTATTTAATGCTTCTACAAATCATGATAGAATCAACTACTGGTTTAAAACAACAGCTTCAAATATAGATACAGCTATAAACTTTGTATGTAATGTAGCACAAAATGATCTAACTAAAATATCTCAAGATGAATTTAATATAGAAAAAGATGTGGTTTATAATGAAGCAAAAAGAGGTCAAGACAATTTCCAACAGATGTTCTATAGAGATGTAAAAACAAAACTTTTAGATTATCATATAGAGGATAATGTAATAGGAATCCCTGAAACTATAGATACATTTACACTTCAAGATGCTATAGATATAAAAAATATATTCTTATCACATGAAAATATAATGTACAATATTACTTATGATAATACAATCATAGATGAAAATCAGATCATAGAAAAGATAGAAAAAGAATTAGCTAGATTTAAAGTATCTTCAAAACAAACATATAAAGTAAGTCACAAGGAGTATCAAGAACATTTAAAACTTCCTACAAATAAAACTTTAAAAGTACAAAATAACTCAAAACAAGCTATGACAAGTATAGTTATGGATGGAGTTGAAAATACTCTTGTAATGAGTGCTACACTTAATTATCTATCTCAACTAGCTACAGATACATCTTTGAATGATATCATTAGAATAAAAAATGGTCTTACATATGGAATACAGTTTCGTACACAAATTATATCTTATAAACCATATATAACTTTTGCTTGTGATGTAACAAGAGGCAATGAAAATAAACTATTAGAACTATTTAAAGAATCTATAAATCTAAGTGCAAACAACTTTTCAAAAGATAAGTATGATAAATATATGAAAACTATGAGTTTAAAAAGAACTATAGGAAATCTTAACCTTGCAAGTTATGAAATATGGTTTGGTTTTAACTATATACAAGCAAAAGATCTAGATCCAGTAAGACAGATACTAGAAAATAATATTGATGATGGATATAAATTTGTACATAGTAAGATCATCTCTTATGTACAAATGTATGATGCTATACAAAATATAAAACAGCTAGTAAATAATGATAAATTCGCAAAGGTTTATAATTAG
- a CDS encoding leucine-rich repeat domain-containing protein translates to MVFYTQEDEFFGDDSKITKIALNIFDIYHIYPNTTKNIFSNLTMHLDDIGFIIPDEVDKKVDLDIFELLDFSKKRQEIISHNIDDKKNYLDVKIEDEYGSYVATYFNGIVINIKTTYIFHLPNELCDTFEYTNKKILSHVQTNNYEVNLIVNEDDLEDIYGISFKKNIDKIEQIEKLIKWADKYNIEQMIFPKEKGFVRQCNVFENFEDFELEEIPKELFEIKKNSFSFNFINNKIKLLPEDIGISKCNTLILCNNKIEEFPKSVYELKELELLCLHSNKLKSLPEDIDRLTKLKTLSISNNAIKEFPISISNMKSLKEIDIENTLINEKSLEYLHLENLEKICFDDKLLPWFIKNFHKLININTINIIHSKYNELDEEIINLGLEFDNESWMKEKDYLGNGCILL, encoded by the coding sequence TTGGTATTCTATACACAAGAGGATGAATTTTTTGGTGATGATTCAAAGATAACTAAAATTGCTTTAAATATATTTGATATTTATCATATTTACCCTAATACAACAAAAAATATTTTTAGTAATTTAACTATGCATTTAGATGATATCGGATTTATTATACCTGATGAAGTAGATAAGAAAGTTGATCTTGATATTTTTGAACTTTTAGATTTCTCTAAAAAACGACAAGAGATAATATCTCATAATATTGATGATAAAAAGAATTACTTAGATGTAAAGATTGAAGATGAGTATGGTTCTTATGTTGCAACATATTTTAATGGAATTGTTATAAATATAAAAACTACTTATATTTTCCATCTTCCAAATGAGCTGTGCGATACTTTTGAATATACAAATAAAAAAATACTATCACATGTTCAAACAAACAATTATGAAGTAAATTTAATAGTAAATGAAGATGACCTTGAAGATATATACGGAATTTCTTTTAAAAAGAATATAGACAAAATAGAGCAAATAGAAAAACTAATAAAATGGGCAGATAAATATAATATAGAACAGATGATATTTCCAAAAGAAAAAGGATTTGTTCGTCAATGTAATGTATTTGAAAACTTTGAAGACTTTGAATTAGAAGAGATTCCAAAAGAGCTTTTTGAAATTAAAAAAAATAGCTTCTCATTTAATTTTATAAATAATAAAATAAAATTATTACCAGAAGATATAGGTATTTCAAAATGTAATACTCTTATACTTTGTAATAATAAAATAGAAGAGTTTCCAAAAAGTGTATATGAATTAAAAGAGCTTGAATTACTTTGTTTACATAGTAATAAACTAAAATCTTTACCAGAAGATATAGATCGTTTAACAAAATTAAAAACTCTTTCAATATCAAATAACGCAATAAAGGAGTTTCCTATATCTATATCAAATATGAAATCTTTAAAAGAGATAGATATTGAAAACACTCTAATTAATGAAAAATCTTTAGAATATCTTCATTTAGAAAACTTAGAAAAAATATGTTTTGATGATAAATTATTACCATGGTTCATAAAAAACTTCCATAAGCTTATAAATATTAACACTATTAATATCATTCATAGTAAATATAATGAGCTTGATGAAGAGATTATTAATCTTGGATTAGAATTTGATAATGAAAGTTGGATGAAAGAGAAAGATTATTTAGGTAATGGATGTATCCTACTTTAA
- a CDS encoding response regulator — MNKKLLIHNNNVSKIDTYDVNLKFSKIKNILNEIKEKEFDIIYIKDRLTTNYMEFTGLLLAYHIRLSTELGYKKFVPIVIISDLDGFTLNKITSFAKILFTKSIFVNNLPSKYMKLNNTNFKNEFLDKIIIERPKDTSGNHDIANKWSIYKWSNLLSIESDVINKNKNQIENTLYFKYLKVLNNNKVHENIEILSATKEGKVLLIDDEWNKGWADVLTSITKSESINFDYFDYDFKDKTKFNLLMQIQKKVVSFNPDVVILDLRLAQGDHETENIDDYTGIRILQKIHQINAGIQVIMLTATSKSTILERLYEKKILGYIKKEHPDDKNIDTIENINKLVSLIDKGLDRKYLKSIYDITVNIKMILDEDIFNKYNISIEKYESFWIKLEKETQNIFDILDNNSQNKFIYAMVSIASSLETILSIFINEKEMTFWDKEPYDCQYNALRCRIVKLFEKFGTKDNLDMKKLIDKRNDYLHSRRNILVTDKEIVKWFKKLEKMIQIIDNPPKIRTYNVTNVLENLQNMFNHK; from the coding sequence ATGAATAAAAAACTACTTATACATAATAATAATGTATCTAAAATAGATACTTATGATGTAAATCTAAAGTTTTCAAAAATTAAGAATATTCTGAATGAGATAAAAGAAAAAGAATTTGATATCATTTATATAAAAGACCGTTTGACAACAAACTATATGGAGTTTACAGGTTTATTATTAGCTTATCATATACGTCTTTCTACAGAATTAGGATATAAAAAATTTGTACCAATTGTTATAATAAGTGACTTGGATGGTTTTACATTAAATAAAATAACTTCATTTGCTAAAATACTTTTTACTAAAAGTATATTTGTAAATAATTTACCAAGTAAATATATGAAATTAAATAATACTAATTTTAAAAATGAGTTTTTAGATAAAATTATAATTGAACGCCCTAAAGATACCTCAGGAAATCATGATATTGCAAATAAATGGAGTATATATAAATGGTCAAACCTTCTATCTATAGAAAGTGATGTAATTAATAAAAATAAAAACCAGATTGAAAATACACTTTATTTTAAATATCTAAAAGTTTTAAATAATAACAAAGTACATGAAAATATTGAAATTCTATCTGCTACTAAAGAAGGTAAAGTTTTACTCATTGATGACGAATGGAATAAAGGTTGGGCTGATGTCTTAACTTCAATAACTAAAAGTGAGAGTATAAACTTTGATTATTTTGATTATGATTTTAAAGATAAAACAAAATTTAATCTTTTGATGCAAATACAAAAAAAAGTTGTAAGTTTTAATCCTGATGTAGTAATTTTGGATCTAAGACTTGCCCAAGGAGATCATGAAACTGAAAATATAGATGATTATACTGGAATTAGAATACTTCAAAAAATACATCAAATAAATGCAGGTATTCAGGTGATAATGCTTACTGCAACAAGTAAGAGTACTATATTGGAAAGACTTTATGAGAAAAAGATATTAGGATATATTAAAAAAGAACATCCTGATGATAAAAATATTGATACAATAGAGAATATTAACAAGTTAGTAAGTTTGATTGATAAGGGGCTAGATAGAAAATATCTAAAATCTATTTATGACATTACTGTGAATATAAAAATGATTCTAGATGAAGATATATTTAATAAATACAATATTTCTATAGAAAAATATGAATCATTCTGGATTAAATTAGAAAAAGAAACACAAAATATTTTTGATATTTTAGATAATAATAGTCAGAATAAGTTTATTTATGCAATGGTTTCAATTGCAAGTAGTTTAGAAACAATATTAAGTATATTTATAAATGAAAAAGAAATGACATTTTGGGATAAAGAACCATATGATTGCCAGTATAATGCATTAAGATGTAGAATTGTTAAACTATTTGAGAAATTTGGTACAAAGGATAATCTTGATATGAAAAAGTTAATCGACAAAAGAAATGATTATCTTCACTCAAGAAGAAATATACTTGTCACTGATAAAGAAATTGTTAAATGGTTTAAGAAACTTGAAAAAATGATACAAATAATAGATAACCCACCAAAAATTAGAACTTATAATGTAACTAATGTTTTAGAAAACTTACAAAATATGTTTAATCACAAATAG